In the genome of Fusarium poae strain DAOMC 252244 chromosome 1, whole genome shotgun sequence, the window AGTTATGTATCATGATGTCAACCCAACGAATCCAATTGGAACAGCCACCATGTCTGTATAATTACTACATAAGTCACAATCATAGGCAACCTCAAACAACAGTTAATATGAGTGAATTACAGTGTCCTCATCAACATGTGAATGTCAATCGTAGAGGTGGGGGATGCGGCTTTTAACCGGCCATGACATGatcatacctaggtagtccAATATTTCCACTGTTGAAACTTTATTGTTGCATCACTAGAGCTTCTTTAGCCAGCCAATGATCAAAGGTTGAATTATCTAGCTTGATCCTCTTGTCCAGGGTCTGGTCTCGGCATGGCACGGCATTTGACTACCAGTTGTTCCATAGTTACGTAGTACATCATCACATCTTGTGCAGATGAACCATCTTCCATAATCCAATGCCTTGTACATTAATACATAGGTATCTATCTATTGAATCCAGCATCCTCATAACAGCATCACTTGTAAAATTCGCATCCATCCCATGATATACGCAGCCGCTCACAGCAATATATTGACAATGCTGCATCATAAACTCCAGAAACACCCACCCTCCAAGGCGTTGCATCATGATAATCGCATTAGGCACGCAATACTTTTCCCTTCTCTATATTATCGGCGGAAGCTAGTGCTCCTCCACGGAACAGTTGGGGTGCACAATATAGACAATCTGGCCGTGGGCCGAAGAGCTGGCTTCGCCATCTGTAAGACCCTCGCCACGGAGAGCCATGAGATAGTTGTCCTAGATACCGAGTTAGTTTTATTCTTGAAACCAGCGATCGTCCTGTACGACTTACCTTGACCATCTTCTTGAGCACCATGTTAGCGAGGGCCTTTTCGCGATGGTAGTCTTCCTCGCCCTCGAGCTCATCCTCCTTCTGCTCGAGGTACCAGTTAACCAGCTCCTCGCCAGCGATACCTTCCGCATTGGCGGCTTCGCCCTCGTATATACGTTGCACAAACATGTTGACCATCTTGACATAGTTGTCATAAGTGATTGTTTGCTTCTTCCTCTCGGGTGCAACGCTGCTGCGGCCAGGTTGCTCGTCCTCTTCCATTACCGCGTCACCCTCTTGATCACGGCCCTGAGCAGCATCCGCTGCGCGAAGAAGGGTCTCGCCATCCTCTAGGGGCTCTTCATCGTAgacctcaacatcatcgtgTTCAACCGAGATGATACTCTGGCGCAAAAGGTTGTAGGCTTCCACAACCATATCGGTACtgatctcctcaacacagtTGACCTTGGCAATAGCTTCTGAAAGACGAATCATACTCTCCAGCTGACGGACGGTGATTCGGTAAGAGTTCTTGCCAACGCCTCCCTGAGCATCATCAGCTCGAAGCTCCTTGTACTTTTCGACGAGAACTTCTTTGGCCTCCTCAGTAAACTCGGGTCGGAAAGTCCTGGCGAAGCGGATGTATCGCTGGAGCTGTTCTGTGCTGAACTCGGGCTCCACGGCCTCATCGCGCAGCTGGTGGATACCGACAATGTGCTCTGCCAGGTGACGGTCAACCTGCTCATTGCACTCGTCGAGAACAACAAAGAAGAGATCGAAACGAGACATGATAGGTGCAGACATATTGATGTTGGCGCGGAGAGTAGTCTTGCGGTTGTAACGACCACCGACAGGGTTTGCAGCAGCAAGAATACTTGTTCGGGCATTGAGAGTGGCTTGAATACCAGCCTTTGCGATAGAAATGGTCTGCTGTTCCATGGCTTCGTGGATAGCGACTTGATCGGCAATGTCCATCTTGTCAAATTCGTCAATGGCACAAACACCGTTGTCGGCCAACATGAGAGCACCAGCCTCAATGGTAAACTCTCCTGTCTCCTCGTCCTTGACTACCGCTGCAGTGAGACCAGCGGCAGACGAAGCCTTACCACTGGTGTAGACAGCACGGGGTGCGAAGGAGCAGACATACTTGAGGAACTGGGATTTGGAAGTAGATGGATCACCGACGATACAGATGTTGATGTCACCTCGAAGCTGCATGCCTTCAGCAGTGCTCTTGTGAACACCAGACATGAGTTGAAGAAGCAGACCCTTCTTGACAACTTCGTGACCGTAGACCATGGGAGCAATGGATTGGACGAGGCGCGAATAGATGTGATCGCCGTGCACCATGGCTCGAAGGTCATCAATTTCAGATGGGTTCATGGATGCCAGAACAGCAGCTTGAGCGTCTTCCACGGATTGCTCAATGTCGTTGGCAGTGTTGGTGGTCAAGGAATTGACAACATCAGCTGCGCTACTAGCAGCAGACTGGCCACTTGACGAGGTGTCCGGGTTTACCATGCAAGCAAGGAAAGCAAGACGGTACGTCAAGTCACGCACACCCAGAGCCTTGAGGCCACTGATTCCACTTCCACCAGCATCGGCTCCTCGGGGCGCATTGCGATCATCACGAATAGCGGTCGGTCGCAGACCAGGAAGACCAAGTTGGCTAACATCAGGGACGACAATCAAAGCACCAGTAAAAATACACTTCTCTCCGGCCTTGGCACGATCGACAATTTCACCTCGCAGAATAACGTCCATGGTTCGAGGCATGCTACCTGTGGGGATTTCGGAACTGTTCTCCTGGATTCGGACTTTTTGCCAATCAACAAAAGTACTACGTCTAATGTCGAGTTGCCAAGCCACACGGTTTTGACATGTGGAGTTGGGGCATTGTGTAGGTTCAGTGTATCGGAAAGTTTGTTCGACGTTTGGAACAACTGTGCGACAGGCCTCGCAGTTGAATGTGGCCATGGACAGCTCGGGTCGGACTTCTGATGTTCGGGTGACGGTTCCAGAGATGGAAAGGAGTTGGCCAATATTGGTGGCTCGGAGAGCACGGACTCTAGAGACCAAGGGTAGATTGTAAAAAGCGATTGAAAAGAGCTTGTCGGTTTGCTGATGCTCATTCTTGCGGTGCGTCGACTCGGTCTCGCCGGAAGAGCCAAGATGGCTAGCTGCTGAGGTGGTGAGGTTGCTCGAAGCGGTGGGCTGGCGATGCTCGCGGAAGTACGCAGGCTCGTACTTGGCGATCATGTTGTGTAAGGCGGCCGTGAGGAAGGGGAGGAAACGATAGTACTGGCGCATTACACCATCTGCAAGACTGCCGTTTTCGTATGCAGCCAAATGTCTGTAGTCGACGTAGAATGTCGAGAGGGCATAATTGCGCATGCCTTTGATCTGGGCGACATAGTACTTGTCTGTGGTGACTGCGCTGGGTGTTGGGGCACTCGGTGTGGGAGCGCTGATGGGGTCCTCTTGGAAGCTGTTAGTTGGAAGTATATGTCAGTTCTCTGTTTCTATATCTCGGAGGAGAGTATTTGTTGTACGTACTTCTCAATGAAGGACTCGAAATGGTCCTGTACCAGCAGGCCAATTCTGTCCTCCACGCGGCTAATCTCAGTTGTATTGTTGATTCTTGAACTCCGAGGAACTTGATCATCTGCAAATCCATCGCCTTCGTCATCACTGGGAGCTCCTCCCATGTTCTCTGAAGGAGGCCCTCGTGGGCGTGAGGCGGAAGACGAGGGGAAGCCATAGTTGCGTCTGGGGGTTGCAGCAGCCCGCGAGGGGGCATCCGACATCATGAAGCCAGCATCGCTGGAAGGAGTAGCCATTGCCGCGGATATGTTGTAGCGATCGTCTGTATCGGGTATCGAAAGGAGAGGTTATGATACACTTTGTGTAGTTGATTGATTTATTGTTGAATATCTATCACCGTATCGAGGGGGGGAGGTTTTAGTTGCCATGGCAAAGGCACGGGCGCTGTGGGGTTATCCTGAGAAGGTGCCCGCTACAGTTTAATAGGGGAACGCGCTCTGACGCGTCGAGGGGCTATTACACATCGCTCCCAAAATGAACAAAGAGAGAAGACAACATTCGCTCCCAAAATGAACAAAGAGAGAAGACAGCAAAAATCAtcaaaaacaaaagaaacagaCACTTGAAGAGTAAAacaataaataaaaaaacatCGGCACCGGACGGTGACTATGGCGATGGCGGAGGGTTTGATGGTCCATTATAGGTTGACCATGGACCTGCCGTCACTTCCTCCGCGATTAGAGAGGAGTTTCCCATTGCTGCGTTTATTTCAGCCTGGTTCACTATCGGTGTTGGGTAACCTGGCTCCGCGTTAGCCAGGTAGCTCTCCAGAAGGACCCAAAGTTCAGTGAGGTCGGCTTCAGCCGTCATGTTGGtggtgttgctgttgttggtaaTACCTGCCGGTGTTGTTTCTTGGTTATGCATCAAGAGGAGAAGTCCAGAGTTATTGGAAAAGATGCATTGCACCGAATGAAGTGCGGCAGTTGCTATCTGCAGGTGCAGCACCAAGAAACTCGCCGCCAACAATCAATAATCTGGGGAAACAACTCACCAAGGACTTCTTGATACAGATGCAGCGGCCGGTAAGTAGAATCTTTCGAAAATACGTCTACTGCTGTGTACTTTAGACAAGACATGGTCTTTGAAGACTATTACGAAAACAGTTATTCCTTTCTTTGCTAATAGCGACATAACACTACATATGGCTGTAGCTCCAATAGTAAGGGCACTATATTCTCCTCtgtaatatagtaatagcaATACTCATGTTGATCTCGCCCAAAAGAATCGGTATGGCAATACGAATCTTACCACACCCCAGAAACATCTGCAAACCCTTGGTATTACTTCACCTGAAAAGATATGCAATAACTAAACTCGCTATCGCACTCAACGGTAGCTAACTTCTATAACAGGAGATATAGCATAATGGGGAGTCATGTAGATCTTCATTAACGGCCTAGTCTGGTGAATATATGAATCTATTTGTGAATCCCAGCAGTCGTTGTGCGTAATGCACCTAACCGCTTGGAAATTTTAATACAGTCGTGTATAAAAACAATGAAACTTCCAGTTTCACTGCGTAATACTGTCTTCAATCTAACTTGGGAAGAGCAGTTTTATACTTGATGCTACCAACTCTCGCAGACTTTCGAGTCGAATATTGAAATTATCTTCTCGCATCGACTTGCTCATCTTATGAGCCTCGGTGAGGATTCAGGCAGTTCATTCCGAAAGCAATCGGTATAAGTAGCCTCTAAGATGAGCCTCATCATTGCCGACTTTAGTTGTGACATACAAGAAACTTGACGCTGTTACACAAGTCACTTGTTACCTGGGTACCTAAGGAAGGTTCGAGCTTCTTTGTGACCTTAAATTTACCGTTAAATCTAGGAAATTCAAGCCTCTCTGAAATAGTCATGGTTCTATACTACCAACTCTTGTGAAATTATCTAGTTCGTTTTAGTGACCTTAGTATCTGGCACGAAATGCGATCAATCAAAGTCACCATATATTGTTGTGGGAAATTGCATGTAGACATCAGCACCTCGCAAAGTCGACATCAGAGTACCAACATCGTAGAAAGATTATGAGAACACATAGAGTGGACAAGCAAAATCAAATACCTAGATGAAGGCAGCCACGAGCTGGGACTTGTGCCCAAGATCCTGTTGTTACTACAGCTTCGTCAAAAGGATATCTTCAAGTTGTTAACAGCCGAGTGATGATTGGTCTATATGGGACTGCCATTGAGTTCAGCGGCCCGCGGGATGAGATTCGCTAAAGCGGGAAATCACGTGGGGAAGTCCGCACCTTGCAAAAGCGACATCAGAACTTCACCAACACTTCGAATTAAAATCATGAGAATTTAGGTTGTGGAGACAAACGAAATGTAATATGGGAATAAAAGCCCACAACATTCAAATCTGTTTCAAGCAAACGTCGTGAGGAAACTCTTTCACTTAGAATTTAGACACCCAAGCCATCACATGTGGGCTTTAGCTTGTTTGCTGAGGGCGGGGCACTATATCTCCCTCTGATGgagatacatacatacctGGCAGACACTGATATTTTGTCGTTGAGATATTGCGGCCCAACTTCTGACATGGGTACTCTCTTGCAACTCGATGCCATACTGTCGACACagtcctttttcttcttttcctgctGACACTCTTTTTATCACGTTGTAATAACTCTCTCCAAGCTCTGTAGACTGACAGGGACACACTCTATCAGTACTACATATGTATACTAAATGCAGTAGGCTTAACATCAATAACTCAGCAATAACCCACGTTTGTTTCAAAAATTAATCACCTCCAGCAACTGCATCCAAAACCTGTAAAGCCTCCACTGGCACTGTCCTTCTGATCTAAATCCATGAACACTCTCACTCGGTGGACACCCAAAAACGGTCCCGGTGTGCAAATATTGCTCCGCAGACAGCACCACATGCCGGGAGGAATGACACAGAACGATAGGGAAGACAAATATGCACATTCAATGAAGACTATTAAGGGCCGACTAACACCATCAAAATGGAACGTAATCTACAGGGTTCTTTCCGACATTCCTGTATGGTATGCCGTTTAATGTGGCAACAGTAATAGTGCTAGTTCTGCCACAACATTCGCCATGACAAAACCGGTTCTCAAGATTTAAACAGTTGGTTGGGGTGGTAGTAATGACGATGGGGAGGACTTCAAGGATCTCAACACACAAGTTCAAGCTACGTACACATCCATTTTTGTTCCCTTTGCGTATATACCTACATACATTTAAATCGCTAAAAGGTATTTTAAACGCAACCGACTTACCCGCAGGTCTCATCAAAAACAACACCCAAGCATAATGCATCTGTAAATATTCGCTCCACCCATATACAGCCAACCCAAAGACGTAAACAACGACGTGAAACACATGCACTTCAGAGTTCATCTAGTCCAACGGTCAGCCCATCTCAACGACAAGCCGTTGAACGGTACTATGTACCACAGCGGGCACTAGACCCATACATACAATATGCAATACAACGCCAGCAGCATAGCGCGCCAGTAAGGACTCGGGACTCGAAATCATTCTGTAACTAGCAACGTTGACATCTTCTaaactttatagtataagACATCAATAGCCTAAAAGCCTAACTGactcgtctcttatgcttcgaGTGACTAACTTTTCTACTGTAATACCCTGACTGGTCCTCGAGTCATCATATCCACAGCCCTTGATAGAGTACCTCTAATGCAGGGTCCTTGTGACACTCGCCACGCCCCTCAACTACCACGCGCAATCTCAGTGCATGCCTCGCAACGTTTCTTGAATGCACCACTAACTACTACCTGCCAACGACGATCAATAACTCGAGTCACCTAGCAACCAAGTGTCCATATCGTTTACTCGCATGGCAACGTCTCTTTCGGAATGGTACCGTTATGTTTAATGGCTTTCCAAGATTAAAATTATCCGCTATTCTAGTGGTAATTTGCCCGCAAGAATGATGTACATTCCTCTGTTTCCCTGACCCATATGCAAAAGAACAACGCCTGCCTGTCTACAAATGCTGAAACCAGTGTGGGAATGATGAAGAGAGCCATACAGAAACAATGGCATCCGAATGCACACAGAGGGTATAATGCCTATTGATCAAAATCCATCAAAACCAGATATATCCCAACGGCTAGGGTGTTAACTCGTAAATAATAATCAAGAGCCCCACGGAAATTCCACTGACATCCCTTCGTATCCATAAACCATGTCAGGTCATCCCATCTATCCTGTAAACATTGacaaaaaaataataaaaaaccAAAGTCTCTATCATGTAGACCCAATAACAAACGCATGACCATTGAGATAAGAGAAGACATAGAAAAATAGGTGAAAAGTCTATACCAGACCGTACATGGGCGGGGGTAGCATCTTGATGGATAAAAAATGTCATGGGTAACCAACACTGACAGAAAAGCTCAAGCATCAAAGAAGTTGCAGTAGAAGGACGCCTAGAAACGTCGTGCGCAAGCTCGAGATAGTGTAGTGTAGTGTAGTGTAGTGTAGGTGGCGTATAgctgttggtggtggtgtcgcgTGATTGGATAGGCCGACAGGTGATCCCTGCTTTGCGCTCGACGGATCTACCCGCCAAGTCATGGTTGGGCCCTAGACAGCTAGCTCCAACTTGACCGAGAGGGAGGGGTGGTGGTGAAATGATACTGTAGAGTCCCCCGTACTCTGTCCCCATGACCACTCTTGCCCACGCGCTAAGAAAAAGAGTGAGTCAAAGAGTTGCGATAATCCCCGAAGTAAAAGGGCCCGACCCGTTGATCCTTTGGTAGATATCGCCGGGAGCTCGACAAAGGGTGCAGGGCCTCGAGCATCATCGCAGCTGCACGTCCAATGGCGCCATCATCAACGGGAGCATTCAAGCAAGCAAGGAGCTGAAAGGGCTGCTTCAAGAGAACATGGTGCCTGGCCGACGTCTGTCATTGGTATGCGCCACAACACCTGACTCTTCCCCACGACCCTCTTCACAATGTTCACGAGGCTGCCCAATACAACCTCCAAGCACAACACGAGCATCCAGTGGTCATCCGATATGACCAGGGCGACAAAGCGCCACAGCCTTTCATGCTCTGGGTGCAGGTTCGCCATAGCTTGTTGCCCCGTACACCGGCTGGGTTGTTTGTGATGTCAAACTGGGATAGCCCTCAGGGTATGTTGCAGGCGTAGGGTCCCATCGCGGAGGCGTCGCAGTTGGTGGATGATGGCTCAGCGGAGTGTGCAAGCCACTTGTCCCGTATCCGCTTCGGCTGTCGTAACTCGAGACTGCTGGCAGAGGTGTTGTGTTGATACGTAGAGGCGGCTGTTGTGGGCTGTGATGGCGAAGTCCAGGACTCAGTGTACGAGAAGCGGCCGAATAACCCGGAGGGGCTGTTGTGTATGGTGTCCAACTGTGCTGGGACCCAGAAAGTGATCGTGGTGATGGTATCGAGTCGTGATGTTGAGGAAGAGAATACTGTGTATGGGGGTCAGGGTGTGTTGGAGCCATGCTTTGTCCTGGAGGCGTTGGCAGAGGTGCATAATGGCCGTTGGGGTGGCTGATCATGCTGGGCGGCGCTATAGTGCTGCTAGGACTAACGCTATACTTTCCGATGATCTTCTTGAGGGCCGACTCGAGAATCTTCCAGGGAAACACCTTGACATCCTTCTCGATGTTGCGGGGTTTGGGGTTGGGGAAACCCATAATAATCTTGAAAAACTCCTCGCTGTCGGGCTTGGCCTTGGACACGGTCTGGGGATGGAATCCTTCCAAGTTGCGGCGAATACGgttcttctcctcgacgcTGAAACGGGCTGGCGCGGCAACGAGCTGCTCGAGAAGATAGATAGTGTCGACCGATGTGACATAGCATTCACCCTTCTCAGCCCACCATATGCAAGAAATGCATATACTGTTAGGTGGTCGGT includes:
- a CDS encoding hypothetical protein (BUSCO:5956at5125): MATPSSDAGFMMSDAPSRAAATPRRNYGFPSSSASRPRGPPSENMGGAPSDDEGDGFADDQVPRSSRINNTTEISRVEDRIGLLVQDHFESFIENFQEDPISAPTPSAPTPSAVTTDKYYVAQIKGMRNYALSTFYVDYRHLAAYENGSLADGVMRQYYRFLPFLTAALHNMIAKYEPAYFREHRQPTASSNLTTSAASHLGSSGETESTHRKNEHQQTDKLFSIAFYNLPLVSRVRALRATNIGQLLSISGTVTRTSEVRPELSMATFNCEACRTVVPNVEQTFRYTEPTQCPNSTCQNRVAWQLDIRRSTFVDWQKVRIQENSSEIPTGSMPRTMDVILRGEIVDRAKAGEKCIFTGALIVVPDVSQLGLPGLRPTAIRDDRNAPRGADAGGSGISGLKALGVRDLTYRLAFLACMVNPDTSSSGQSAASSAADVVNSLTTNTANDIEQSVEDAQAAVLASMNPSEIDDLRAMVHGDHIYSRLVQSIAPMVYGHEVVKKGLLLQLMSGVHKSTAEGMQLRGDINICIVGDPSTSKSQFLKYVCSFAPRAVYTSGKASSAAGLTAAVVKDEETGEFTIEAGALMLADNGVCAIDEFDKMDIADQVAIHEAMEQQTISIAKAGIQATLNARTSILAAANPVGGRYNRKTTLRANINMSAPIMSRFDLFFVVLDECNEQVDRHLAEHIVGIHQLRDEAVEPEFSTEQLQRYIRFARTFRPEFTEEAKEVLVEKYKELRADDAQGGVGKNSYRITVRQLESMIRLSEAIAKVNCVEEISTDMVVEAYNLLRQSIISVEHDDVEVYDEEPLEDGETLLRAADAAQGRDQEGDAVMEEDEQPGRSSVAPERKKQTITYDNYVKMVNMFVQRIYEGEAANAEGIAGEELVNWYLEQKEDELEGEEDYHREKALANMVLKKMVKDNYLMALRGEGLTDGEASSSAHGQIVYIVHPNCSVEEH